In Sporichthyaceae bacterium, a genomic segment contains:
- a CDS encoding MlaD family protein, which translates to MIALLRRRGTLLANIAVLLVLALGVYHVAFNVLRLQIGKRPFTVHLELASSGGLYPRSEVAYRGKIVGRVADVQLRPGGVTADLTIDRGTKVPIDTDAAVAELSPAGEQFVDLRPRTANPPYLAEGSVIPVARTSVPLPIAVVVRDVAQLLDQIGTKDLRTVIDELAAAFVGSGPELAQLVENSDKLLASMQQSLPAAVDLLRNGKTDLDTANELSGEFKSFNASLRTLTKALKQGSPTVSKVLDTGPAGIGNLNDFITTLSSPVSALLGNLVTPGSLVAARLPALNALLIAFPQATAALKTTAQGGNFRNELHLTGNPVCSYGGPRRNPIDPTRVPPDLNRYCKDTTTPGVGARGAQNAPRPEPSGPGAPPPVRDSQPITLGGYDPADGLVLLPDGTRLQVQPLRALGSAASVIALLLAMLQS; encoded by the coding sequence ATGATAGCCCTGCTGCGCCGTCGCGGAACGCTGCTGGCCAACATCGCCGTGCTGCTGGTATTGGCGCTGGGTGTGTACCACGTGGCCTTCAATGTGCTGCGCCTGCAGATCGGCAAGCGGCCGTTCACCGTGCACCTGGAGCTGGCCTCCTCCGGCGGGCTCTACCCGCGCTCGGAGGTCGCCTATCGGGGCAAGATCGTCGGCCGGGTCGCCGATGTGCAGCTGCGCCCCGGCGGGGTGACGGCAGATCTGACCATCGACCGCGGTACGAAGGTCCCGATCGACACCGACGCAGCGGTCGCCGAGCTGTCGCCGGCCGGGGAGCAGTTCGTGGACCTGCGCCCGCGCACCGCGAACCCGCCCTACCTGGCCGAGGGCAGCGTGATCCCGGTGGCGCGCACCAGCGTGCCGTTGCCTATCGCGGTGGTGGTGCGCGACGTTGCCCAACTGCTCGACCAGATCGGCACCAAAGATCTGCGCACGGTGATCGACGAGTTGGCCGCGGCGTTCGTCGGCAGCGGTCCCGAGCTGGCGCAGCTGGTGGAGAACTCCGACAAGCTGCTCGCCTCGATGCAGCAGAGCCTGCCGGCCGCGGTCGATCTGCTGCGCAACGGCAAGACCGACCTGGACACGGCCAACGAGCTGTCCGGTGAGTTCAAGTCCTTCAACGCTTCGCTGCGCACGCTGACCAAGGCGCTGAAGCAGGGCAGCCCGACGGTGAGCAAGGTGCTGGACACCGGCCCGGCGGGCATCGGCAACCTCAACGACTTCATCACCACGCTGTCCAGCCCGGTCTCGGCGCTACTGGGCAATCTGGTGACGCCGGGTTCGCTGGTCGCCGCGCGGCTGCCCGCCCTCAACGCGCTGTTGATCGCCTTCCCGCAGGCCACCGCGGCGCTGAAGACCACCGCGCAGGGCGGTAACTTCCGCAACGAGTTGCACCTCACCGGCAATCCGGTGTGCAGCTACGGGGGGCCCCGACGCAACCCGATCGACCCGACCCGGGTGCCGCCGGACCTCAATCGCTACTGCAAGGACACCACCACGCCCGGCGTGGGTGCCCGGGGGGCGCAGAACGCCCCGCGACCCGAACCGTCGGGTCCGGGCGCGCCGCCGCCGGTGCGGGATTCGCAACCGATCACGCTCGGCGGGTACGACCCCGCCGATGGTCTGGTGCTCCTGCCCGACGGCACCCGGCTGCAGGTGCAACCACTGCG